TAAGGGTGCTGGTGGAAGCTCTAGTGAAGAGAAGAACAGTGACAATCAAAATGCTGTCGTGCTTACTAATGGATCTTCAGGTATCCTATTCCTTTCTAAGAAGATATGCGCCTGAGCCCATATTTGTAAAACCATGAAAATAAAGATGAAGTTTATAGTTTAAATTTGTATACTTCTCAAGATTTGGGCTATATTAGGACCACTCCtataaagaataaaaatagCGTGTGTATTTGGGCAGCCCATATTTGTTAGACAAAAGACAAAAGCCTCACCTTCTAGTAAATGCCTCTGGATTTCTACTTGCTTGATGTGTATGAAGTCAGTTTTGATGTGTGCTTTGTTAGTATATTGGGCTTTTGGTATTATGTATTGTTATCATAATGTGTTCAAAAGGGAAAGAGTAGAGAAGAAAGGCCTGGATTGATACAAATAGCAAAGCTAACTTAGTTTGAGTTAGACTTCACAAATGCAATATGTTTTACTACTTCTGTGGCACAGTGTTTCTGTTGCTAAGTTTATGGAGTAACTAATGATTACGGTGACTGGAATTAGTTCAGAATTGGGACCTCCTTTAGCCCCATGCCTTGAGTGCTTCCCCGTTTCCTATGCATTTTTGTAGACAAGTTCGGAACTTTAGGATTGCTGACGGATAGTTATAATTCCCTTTTTCTTTGTGTGTTCTACAGATGGAGGTCAGGATAATAACAATGAGGAGGCTCCTGAAAACAATCCTTCATATACCACAGTTTATGTCGGCAACCTTCCCCATGATGTAAGTTAAATGAATTGAAAGAATGAAATATTACAGTGTGAATCttttaatttcttctttattcacaaagatgaaaatatatttatgtattaacTGGAATGGGATTGGTTTGTTAATATTGGCTCTAAGCATAATTTTGGAGGAATTATTAAGGGCATGcatatatttcaaattttcaatgacacacacactcacacacatatatatatctgaATTACCTTTGTATTTCTAGTTTTGCTTTACCACTGTCAGCTCAACATTATGATGAACTCACAGAACTGCTACTGATTTATTGAAGAAAACAGAGACTCAATCCTCAAGAACTGAGGTTGAATTCTCAGGAATTACACAGAAGAATCAAGAACACTAACAAGAACCCTAACCACTGGAATTCGAGATCCAGAATCTCCCAAACAACTACCCAATCAATAACTGCTCTAACAGAATGAGCAGTTCCCTATTTATACAAATCATAGAACTAACTATAACAGAATAACATGACATCAGCAATTACAACTGTCAACAGCTTGTATTTAAAAGTAACTAACATAGTTCATTTCTCTTATTCTATTTATGACTTAGAAATAGCCTTCTAAGTCTTACTCTTCTTATTCCTCCTAACATAGAACTTAGTAACCAAGGGCTTCTTATGCTGTGAACCTTCATCACATTAATAAAACCAAAGTGCCTGAAAAATTGCATAGCAAATGGAAGATAGTTTTCGGCTGCAATCTTTGCAGCTGTAGGAGTGCCTAATTACATGTGGTTAGGGACACATTGCATGCCTAGGCTTGCCAAGGATTATAAGTGTCTTGAATTTAAATTAGTGTATTCAAATTTCAAGCGTGATTTGTGCTTGGTGCTGACTTGACTGATAGTTTGACTAGGCTCAAGTCTCAACTAGGAGTTTTTTGTTTGGGGTCTGgtttattttgttttccttgtaaaaaccATTTTTGGCATTTTAATACTTGTTTCTTGCATTTACTTATTGATGAATGTATGTTAAATCTGCTACTGTATGGAATTGTATTTCTCTGATTGATTGTCATAATAGTCTCGCAAATGATCACAAATCATGAATTGCTTATTACAAAACTTCTTGATGTTTAACCTGTCCTGTCTCTAAATTTTTGGTTTGTGGTCACAGGTAACGCAAGCTGAACTCCATTGTCAGTTCCATGCACTGGGGGCTGGGGTGATTGAGGAGGTCCGAATTCAGCGGGATAAGGGTTTTGGATTTGTCAGATACAACACTCATGAGGAAGCAGCATTGGCCATTCAGGTGGCTAATGGCAGAATAGTTCGTGGGAAGACTATGAAGGTGAGAAGTTTTTCACTTGTTGCTTATCTGGTCGACTAATTAATTGACATTTCAGTATTGGGGTTGATGTTTATCCTTTTTGCAGAGTAGATGTAAgtcttgcttttttttttcttgctaATAGCTGTTACTCATACAGACACAAACATGCTTGTATCTATCCATGCCTCCTACTATGTCACTTCTGATACAATTAGATATTAGGCCAACTAATGGCTTAACTGTTGGATTGAACATTTGAGGGAGGATCTTAACAGATCATTGTATTAGTCAGGATGTTAGTGAATGAGCTGAATCAGTTAGAAGGTTGCTGTCAATTAGTGGGTTTGTGTCAGCTGTCAATTAGTTAGGGGAAGTTATAACAGCTGGACAGTTACCTTTCTTATAAAAGGAAAGGATAGTTACAAGAGGGATTCATTCTGGAAATTGGGATCAGTTTAGGGGAGAGTTGAGCCTATCAAAAGTCTCTACTACCTTGTATCTCTTAGCTCTATTTTCCTAAGTCCTACGTTGGGCAGGTTAGGGATCTTCATCAACAATACATTCAGTTTTCTTGTTGTTAATTGCTGGTACCTATCAAATTCCACTGAAAAGAAGTAATGTGAACGACCTCTGTGAACAACCTCTGATAGGTGTGATGGAGGTCGTCTTTGGGTGATATATTGATGGGAAATTATAAAATATGGATGCGATAAGAGCATCATTTTACAAATTAAATGCTAAATCTTTCTACCTTGCCTATTTTTAAAGGCTTGTAGTATGTTTTCATGTGACTAAAATCTAGTTCACTTAATTTGTGCAGTGTTCATGGGGTAGCAGACCAACTCCTCCGGGAACTGCTTCAAACCCACTACCTCCTCCTGCTGCTCAACCATATCAAATACTTCCCACTGCAGGGATGAACCAGGGCTATTCTCCTGCCGAGTTGTTGGCCTATCAGCGCCAATTGGCCCTGAGTCAGGCTGCTGTATCTGGCCTTTCAGGTCAAGCTCTTCTGCAAATGACCGGCCAACACGGCCTAGCCCCCGCTTCAATGGGCATCAACACCGGGGCATCTCAAGCCATGTATGATGGATATGCTGGTAATTCATCAAGACAGCAGCTTATGTACTATCGTTGAGGTATTGATGCGGATCACATTTATCTTTGCTTCCACACAATAGCTTGTCCTTTTCAAACTGGGTTTTTTTATTGAGGTATTGTGGCTTGATGATTATGTACTTAATATTTATGTCGTGTTGTAATTTGTATTGTTTGATCTACTCCGAGGGTTTGATGACTCCAAAAAAGGTATCTATGTTTTTCTAGAAAGGGCAGAGAGAGTTTCATGTTTAAGTagtttttattattgtttttgtATATTTATTGAATATTAAGACAAGTTCATGTTGATAATTTTATGCTTCTTGTTTTCCTTTTAATCTGTGAAAGGCGTAATATTTGCTTCTTCGTGAATCAAATACTGATGCGCTAGTACGCTATACGCTATATCTGCAGTGATAAATTTCTGGAGAGTTTGTTCAGCGATAATAAAATAGTAAACATTTAATATAAAATGCTAGAGTTTCTTTCCTGAGGACTGAGGAGTACGTTTTTCTTTATTTCTCAACCAAGATTCTGAAATGGTGCAGTTAGTTAGTACTCGGTGCTCTTCAAAACTGCACCCTTTTAGATTTGCTGTTATTTTCACTTAGAATTCTAGATATGTTTGTGTCAAGTTTTGTTTAGTTAAATATCAATAGAACAAAAAACATGCCTTCACGTTTTGATTGAAAAATGTGTTTTGGCTCAGAAAGTTACAAAATAGAAAACTAACTGCTTTTCAAAGACTCTAAAATCCCTTTTCAAAATAGAAAACCTCACATGATAACAAATTAAGGGAtccatttcagttttttttttggaaggctAAGGGATCCATTTCAGTGATAATTTAAATCAGGGA
This is a stretch of genomic DNA from Lotus japonicus ecotype B-129 chromosome 1, LjGifu_v1.2. It encodes these proteins:
- the LOC130727501 gene encoding RNA-binding protein 208-like; the encoded protein is MQQRLKLQQQQQQALMQQALLQQQQMYHPGMLAAAMSQMEPVPSGNLPPGFDASSCRSVYVGNIHVNVTDKLLAEVFQSAGPLAGCKLIRKEKSSYGFVDYHDRASAALAIMTLHGRQLYGQALKVNWAYANSSREDTSGHFNVFVGDLSPEVTDATLFACFSVYPSCSDARVMWDHKTGRSKGYGFVSFRDHQDAQSSINDMTGKWLGNRQIRCNWATKGAGGSSSEEKNSDNQNAVVLTNGSSDGGQDNNNEEAPENNPSYTTVYVGNLPHDVTQAELHCQFHALGAGVIEEVRIQRDKGFGFVRYNTHEEAALAIQVANGRIVRGKTMKCSWGSRPTPPGTASNPLPPPAAQPYQILPTAGMNQGYSPAELLAYQRQLALSQAAVSGLSGQALLQMTGQHGLAPASMGINTGASQAMYDGYAGNSSRQQLMYYR